One stretch of Bombina bombina isolate aBomBom1 chromosome 7, aBomBom1.pri, whole genome shotgun sequence DNA includes these proteins:
- the LOC128666359 gene encoding 2-epi-5-epi-valiolone synthase-like, translating into MPAGEFYSVNAVRGTPKKESITCRNKPKEFQLVRVKDTWKRVESGHEIPCTWEEDQIIVSQAKIGEKSTESGISWTIQAPIYFRYNVIESQNLLDPSNMTLLYGHVSDPEEMEALQKKTLKRFIVIDVMVDKLYGYKLRKYFEANNVKYQILPLKTTEETKSIELVLHILEEVHKFGLDRRTEPIIGIGGGVCLDIVGLAASLYRRRTPYIRVPTTLLSYVDASVGAKNGVNFCNCKNKIGSYTPPVATFLDRSFIQTIPRRQISNGLGEILKMALMKHKGLFDLLESHGKYLLDTKFQSENGLTGYGDAALKVTRLAIETMLEELAPNLWEDDLDRLVDYGHVISPELEMKVLPALMHGEAVNIDMAFMTYVSYVRGRLNQEEKDRTIKCMRGLELPVWHQDCSLQLINKALNERLKHSGGLMRLPLPTGLGTAEISNDVSEETIKKAFEMWVEECSQKDQP; encoded by the exons ATGCCAGCTGGGGAATTCTATTCAGTGAATGCAGTCAGAGGGACTCCCAAAAAGGAAAGTATTACTTGCAGAAATAAGCCAAAGGAATTCCAGCTGGTCAGAGTAAAAGATACATGGAAACGTGTTGAGAGTGGTCATGAAATTCCCTGCACTTGGGAAGAAGATCAGATCATTGTATCTCAGGCCAAAAT TGGAGAAAAGTCCACAGAATCCGGGATTTCCTGGACCATACAAGCCCCGATTTATTTCCGCTACAACGTGATAGAGAGTCAGAACCTTCTAGATCCAAGCAATATGACTCTACTTTATGGCCATGTGTCAGATCCCGAGGAGATGGAGGCTCTTCAGAAGAAGACACTAAAACGTTTCATTGTCATAGACGTGATGGTTGATAAACTTTATGGCTACAAATTACGAAAGTATTTTGAAGCTAACAATGTCAAGTATCAGATACTTCCTCTTAAAACCACAGAGGAAACCAAATCAATAGAACTGGTCCTGCATATTCTGGAAGAAGTTCACAAATTTGGGCTTGACAGACGTACTGAGCCCATAATAGGAATTGGAGGAGGAGTATGTTTGGACATTGTAGGCTTAGCAGCTTCTCTTTACAGACGTCGTACTCCCTACATTCGTGTTCCAACAACACTCCTGTCATACGTTGATGCAAGTGTTGGAGCGAAAAATGGAGTCAACTTCTGCAACTGCAAAAACAAGATTGGAAGCTATACACCTCCAGTAGCCACTTTCCTTGACAGATCATTTATTCAAACTATTCCACGACGTCAAATTTCCAACGGTCTTGGTGAAATTTTGAAG atggcGTTAATGAAACACAAAGGGCTATTTGATTTGCTTGAAAGCCATGGAAAATATCTCCTGGATACAAAATTTCAGTCGGAAAATGGTCTTACTGGTTATGGAGATGCTGCATTAAAAGTTACAAGACTTGCTATAGAAACAATGCTGGAGGAACTGGCGCCAAACCTTTGGGAAGATGACCTTGATCGGCTTGTTGACTATGGACATGTCATAAGCCCAGAGCTTGAAATg AAAGTTTTACCTGCTTTAATGCATGGCGAAGCAGTGAATATAGACATGGCGTTTATGACTTATGTGTCCTATGTAAGAGGACGGCTCAACCAAGAGGAGAAAGACCGTACAATTAAGTGTATGAGGGGCTTGGAACTCCCTGTATGGCACCAAGACTGCTCACTTCAGCTCATCAATAAAGCCTTAAATGAGAGACTGAAACATAGTGGAGGACTTATGAGACTGCCGCTACCTACAGGGCTAGGAACAGCAG